The following coding sequences are from one Culex quinquefasciatus strain JHB chromosome 1, VPISU_Cqui_1.0_pri_paternal, whole genome shotgun sequence window:
- the LOC6037941 gene encoding thioredoxin reductase 1, mitochondrial isoform X1, with protein sequence MSSPAVTTLNQLGIFHHLLLLLSNVCPLAMSDSEENYDYDLVVIGGGSGGLACAKEAIQFGAKVAVLDFVVPSPRGTKWGLGGTCVNVGCIPKKLMHQASLLGEAIHDSQPYGWKFAEPASVKHDWATLTESVQNHIKSVNWVTRVDLRDKKVEYVNGFGYFKDAHNVVAVMKNKTERVLSTKYVVIAVGGRPRYPNIPGAEEYGITSDDIFSLPQEPGKTLVVGAGYIGLECAGFLKGLGYDATVMVRSILLRGFDQQMATMVGDAMVEKGIKFMHKTQPTSVEKQEDGRLLVKYASDEGVEGSDVYDTVLFAIGRTACTKDLKLDQAGIVTAEGNKSDKLDVTVQEQTNVDNVFAVGDVLYKKPELTPVAIHAGRLLARRLFNNQSDVMDYTDVATTVFSPLEYGCVGLSEEDAEAKYGKENVEVYHAYYKPTEFFVPQRSVRYCYLKAVALLEGDQKVLGLHFLGPAAGEVIQGFAAAVKSGLTMKILKNTVGIHPTVAEEFTRLLITKSSGLDPTPATCCS encoded by the exons ATGAGTTCACCGGCAGTAACGACGCTAAATCAGCTCGGCATTTTTCATCACTTGCTGCTTCTGCTTTCGAACGTTTGTCCGCTCGCCATGTCCGATTCAG AGGAAAACTACGACTATGACCTGGTGGTCATCGGTGGCGGCTCGGGTGGTCTGGCCTGCGCCAAGGAGGCGATCCAGTTTGGCGCCAAGGTGGCCGTGCTCGACTTTGTGGTGCCGTCGCCCCGTGGCACCAAGTGGGGCCTCGGCGGAACCTGCGTCAACGTGGGCTGCATCCCGAAGAAGCTGATGCACCAGGCGTCCCTGCTCGGCGAGGCCATTCAT GACTCGCAACCGTACGGCTGGAAGTTTGCCGAGCCGGCGTCGGTCAAGCACGACTGGGCCACGCTCACCGAGTCGGTCCAGAACCACATCAAGTCGGTCAACTGGGTGACGCGGGTGGATCTGCGCGACAAGAAGGTGGAGTACGTGAACGGGTTCGGGTACTTCAAGGACGCGCACAACGTGGTGGCGGTCATGAAGAACAAAACGGAGCGCGTGCTGAGCACCAAGTACGTGGTGATCGCCGTCGGTGGTCGTCCCCGGTATCCGAACATTCCTGGAGCGGAGGAGTACGGCATCACCAGCGATGACATCTTCAGCCTGCCGCAGGAACCGGGCAAAACGCTGGTGGTCGGTGCCGGCTACATTGGCTTGGAGTGCGCCGGATTCCTGAAGGGTCTGGGCTACGACGCCACCGTCATGGTGCGATCGATCTTGCTGCGTGGATTCGACCAGCAGATGGCGACCATGGTTGGCGACGCCATGGTCGAGAAGGGCATCAAGTTTATGCACAAGACTCAACCCACGTCTGTGGAGAAGCAGGAGGATGGCCGCCTGCTGGTGAAGTACGCCTCGGACGAGGGTGTGGAAGGTTCGGACGTTTACGACACGGTTCTATTCGCGATTGGCCGCACCGCCTGTACCAAGGATCTGAAGCTGGACCAGGCCGGCATCGTTACCGCCGAAGGTAACAAGTCGGACAAGCTTGACGTTACCGTGCAAGAGCAAACCAACGTCGACAACGTCTTCGCCGTCGGTGACGTTCTTTACAAGAAGCCGGAACTCACCCCGGTTGCGATCCATGCCGGTCGTCTGCTGGCACGCCGCCTGTTCAACAACCAGTCCGACGTGATGGACTACACCGATGTGGCCACCACCGTCTTCTCACCCCTCGAGTACGGCTGCGTCGGACTGAGCGAGGAGGACGCCGAGGCCAAGTACGGCAAGGAAAACGTCGAGGTGTACCACGCGTACTACAAGCCAACCGAGTTCTTCGTCCCGCAGCGCAGCGTCCGCTACTGCTATCTGAAGGCCGTGGCTCTGCTCGAGGGCGACCAGAAGGTGCTCGGACTGCACTTCCTCGGACCCGCCGCCGGTGAAGTCATCCAAGGATTTGCCGCCGCCGTCAAGTCCGGCCTCACGATGAAGATCCTGAAGAACACCGTCGGCATCCACCCGACGGTCGCGGAGGAATTCACGCGTCTGCTGATCACCAAGAGCTCAGGACTGGATCCTACTCCGGCCACGTGCTGCAGCTAA
- the LOC6037940 gene encoding C-factor isoform X2 produces the protein MLHQLLQRHCRRLFQKELKSLAEQHSNLHVLQIDLKAIDQFENFAKEVETIVQDNGLNVLFNNAGVSPKSTRLNFTKSEDLTDTFMTNVVAPIMLTKALVPLLKQAAEANASAPIGPTKACIVNMSSILGSIEANSDGGLYAYRTSKSALNSATKSMSIDLKGNGIMAVALHPGWVRTDMGGSKAPLSVEQSCAKMVQTVMGLGEKQNGAFLQYDGKGLPW, from the exons ATGTTGCATCAGCTGTTGCAACGTCACTGCAGGAGACTGTTCCAGAAA GAGCTCAAATCCCTGGCAGAGCAACACTCCAACCTGCACGTGCTTCAGATTG ACCTGAAAGCCATCGACCAGTTCGAGAATTTCGCGAAGGAAGTCGAAACGATTGTCCAAGATAATGGGCTGAACGTGCTGTTCAACAACGCTGGCGTATCTCCCAAATCGACGCGACTCAATTTTACCAAGAGCGAAGATCTGACCGACACGTTCATGACCAACGTGGTGGCGCCGATTATGCTCACCAAG GCCCTCGTCCCTTTGCTGAAGCAGGCAGCGGAGGCGAATGCTTCCGCACCGATTGGCCCGACCAAGGCTTGCATCGTCAACATGAGTTCAATTCTGGGCTCGATCGAGGCCAATTCTGACGGCGGTTTGTACGCCTATCGGACGTCCAAGTCGGCGCTCAATTCCGCGACCAAGTCGATGAGTATCGACCTCAAGGGGAACGGGATTATGGCCGTGGCGCTGCATCCGGGCTGGGTTCGCACGGACATGGGCGGCTCGAAAGCACCGCTGTCGGTCGAGCAGAGTTGCGCAAAGATGGTGCAGACGGTGATGGGACTGGGGGAAAAGCAAAATGGGGCATTTCTGCAGTACGACGGAAAGGGACTGCCGTGGTAG
- the LOC6037941 gene encoding thioredoxin reductase 1, mitochondrial isoform X3 — protein sequence MAPINQENYDYDLVVIGGGSGGLACAKEAIQFGAKVAVLDFVVPSPRGTKWGLGGTCVNVGCIPKKLMHQASLLGEAIHDSQPYGWKFAEPASVKHDWATLTESVQNHIKSVNWVTRVDLRDKKVEYVNGFGYFKDAHNVVAVMKNKTERVLSTKYVVIAVGGRPRYPNIPGAEEYGITSDDIFSLPQEPGKTLVVGAGYIGLECAGFLKGLGYDATVMVRSILLRGFDQQMATMVGDAMVEKGIKFMHKTQPTSVEKQEDGRLLVKYASDEGVEGSDVYDTVLFAIGRTACTKDLKLDQAGIVTAEGNKSDKLDVTVQEQTNVDNVFAVGDVLYKKPELTPVAIHAGRLLARRLFNNQSDVMDYTDVATTVFSPLEYGCVGLSEEDAEAKYGKENVEVYHAYYKPTEFFVPQRSVRYCYLKAVALLEGDQKVLGLHFLGPAAGEVIQGFAAAVKSGLTMKILKNTVGIHPTVAEEFTRLLITKSSGLDPTPATCCS from the exons ATGGCGCCCATCAATC AGGAAAACTACGACTATGACCTGGTGGTCATCGGTGGCGGCTCGGGTGGTCTGGCCTGCGCCAAGGAGGCGATCCAGTTTGGCGCCAAGGTGGCCGTGCTCGACTTTGTGGTGCCGTCGCCCCGTGGCACCAAGTGGGGCCTCGGCGGAACCTGCGTCAACGTGGGCTGCATCCCGAAGAAGCTGATGCACCAGGCGTCCCTGCTCGGCGAGGCCATTCAT GACTCGCAACCGTACGGCTGGAAGTTTGCCGAGCCGGCGTCGGTCAAGCACGACTGGGCCACGCTCACCGAGTCGGTCCAGAACCACATCAAGTCGGTCAACTGGGTGACGCGGGTGGATCTGCGCGACAAGAAGGTGGAGTACGTGAACGGGTTCGGGTACTTCAAGGACGCGCACAACGTGGTGGCGGTCATGAAGAACAAAACGGAGCGCGTGCTGAGCACCAAGTACGTGGTGATCGCCGTCGGTGGTCGTCCCCGGTATCCGAACATTCCTGGAGCGGAGGAGTACGGCATCACCAGCGATGACATCTTCAGCCTGCCGCAGGAACCGGGCAAAACGCTGGTGGTCGGTGCCGGCTACATTGGCTTGGAGTGCGCCGGATTCCTGAAGGGTCTGGGCTACGACGCCACCGTCATGGTGCGATCGATCTTGCTGCGTGGATTCGACCAGCAGATGGCGACCATGGTTGGCGACGCCATGGTCGAGAAGGGCATCAAGTTTATGCACAAGACTCAACCCACGTCTGTGGAGAAGCAGGAGGATGGCCGCCTGCTGGTGAAGTACGCCTCGGACGAGGGTGTGGAAGGTTCGGACGTTTACGACACGGTTCTATTCGCGATTGGCCGCACCGCCTGTACCAAGGATCTGAAGCTGGACCAGGCCGGCATCGTTACCGCCGAAGGTAACAAGTCGGACAAGCTTGACGTTACCGTGCAAGAGCAAACCAACGTCGACAACGTCTTCGCCGTCGGTGACGTTCTTTACAAGAAGCCGGAACTCACCCCGGTTGCGATCCATGCCGGTCGTCTGCTGGCACGCCGCCTGTTCAACAACCAGTCCGACGTGATGGACTACACCGATGTGGCCACCACCGTCTTCTCACCCCTCGAGTACGGCTGCGTCGGACTGAGCGAGGAGGACGCCGAGGCCAAGTACGGCAAGGAAAACGTCGAGGTGTACCACGCGTACTACAAGCCAACCGAGTTCTTCGTCCCGCAGCGCAGCGTCCGCTACTGCTATCTGAAGGCCGTGGCTCTGCTCGAGGGCGACCAGAAGGTGCTCGGACTGCACTTCCTCGGACCCGCCGCCGGTGAAGTCATCCAAGGATTTGCCGCCGCCGTCAAGTCCGGCCTCACGATGAAGATCCTGAAGAACACCGTCGGCATCCACCCGACGGTCGCGGAGGAATTCACGCGTCTGCTGATCACCAAGAGCTCAGGACTGGATCCTACTCCGGCCACGTGCTGCAGCTAA
- the LOC6037940 gene encoding C-factor isoform X1 codes for MNSILITGCNRGLGLGLIKCFLKLPTPPRHVIATCRNMQQAEELKSLAEQHSNLHVLQIDLKAIDQFENFAKEVETIVQDNGLNVLFNNAGVSPKSTRLNFTKSEDLTDTFMTNVVAPIMLTKALVPLLKQAAEANASAPIGPTKACIVNMSSILGSIEANSDGGLYAYRTSKSALNSATKSMSIDLKGNGIMAVALHPGWVRTDMGGSKAPLSVEQSCAKMVQTVMGLGEKQNGAFLQYDGKGLPW; via the exons ATGAATTCGATCCTAATCACCGGCTGTAACCGGGGACTGGGCCTGGGGCTGATAAAGTGCTTCTTGAAGTTGCCAACGCCGCCCCGGCACGTTATCGCAACTTGTCGCAATATGCAGCAGGCCGAG GAGCTCAAATCCCTGGCAGAGCAACACTCCAACCTGCACGTGCTTCAGATTG ACCTGAAAGCCATCGACCAGTTCGAGAATTTCGCGAAGGAAGTCGAAACGATTGTCCAAGATAATGGGCTGAACGTGCTGTTCAACAACGCTGGCGTATCTCCCAAATCGACGCGACTCAATTTTACCAAGAGCGAAGATCTGACCGACACGTTCATGACCAACGTGGTGGCGCCGATTATGCTCACCAAG GCCCTCGTCCCTTTGCTGAAGCAGGCAGCGGAGGCGAATGCTTCCGCACCGATTGGCCCGACCAAGGCTTGCATCGTCAACATGAGTTCAATTCTGGGCTCGATCGAGGCCAATTCTGACGGCGGTTTGTACGCCTATCGGACGTCCAAGTCGGCGCTCAATTCCGCGACCAAGTCGATGAGTATCGACCTCAAGGGGAACGGGATTATGGCCGTGGCGCTGCATCCGGGCTGGGTTCGCACGGACATGGGCGGCTCGAAAGCACCGCTGTCGGTCGAGCAGAGTTGCGCAAAGATGGTGCAGACGGTGATGGGACTGGGGGAAAAGCAAAATGGGGCATTTCTGCAGTACGACGGAAAGGGACTGCCGTGGTAG
- the LOC6037941 gene encoding thioredoxin reductase 1, mitochondrial isoform X2, whose protein sequence is MSLLVARRVGNLINVRFTRLISTHTTPLFAKENYDYDLVVIGGGSGGLACAKEAIQFGAKVAVLDFVVPSPRGTKWGLGGTCVNVGCIPKKLMHQASLLGEAIHDSQPYGWKFAEPASVKHDWATLTESVQNHIKSVNWVTRVDLRDKKVEYVNGFGYFKDAHNVVAVMKNKTERVLSTKYVVIAVGGRPRYPNIPGAEEYGITSDDIFSLPQEPGKTLVVGAGYIGLECAGFLKGLGYDATVMVRSILLRGFDQQMATMVGDAMVEKGIKFMHKTQPTSVEKQEDGRLLVKYASDEGVEGSDVYDTVLFAIGRTACTKDLKLDQAGIVTAEGNKSDKLDVTVQEQTNVDNVFAVGDVLYKKPELTPVAIHAGRLLARRLFNNQSDVMDYTDVATTVFSPLEYGCVGLSEEDAEAKYGKENVEVYHAYYKPTEFFVPQRSVRYCYLKAVALLEGDQKVLGLHFLGPAAGEVIQGFAAAVKSGLTMKILKNTVGIHPTVAEEFTRLLITKSSGLDPTPATCCS, encoded by the exons ATGTCACTGCTTGTAGCACGACGTGTAGGGAACCTTATAAATGTGCGCTTCACGCGACTTATAAGCACGCACACCACGCCACTGTTTGCGA AGGAAAACTACGACTATGACCTGGTGGTCATCGGTGGCGGCTCGGGTGGTCTGGCCTGCGCCAAGGAGGCGATCCAGTTTGGCGCCAAGGTGGCCGTGCTCGACTTTGTGGTGCCGTCGCCCCGTGGCACCAAGTGGGGCCTCGGCGGAACCTGCGTCAACGTGGGCTGCATCCCGAAGAAGCTGATGCACCAGGCGTCCCTGCTCGGCGAGGCCATTCAT GACTCGCAACCGTACGGCTGGAAGTTTGCCGAGCCGGCGTCGGTCAAGCACGACTGGGCCACGCTCACCGAGTCGGTCCAGAACCACATCAAGTCGGTCAACTGGGTGACGCGGGTGGATCTGCGCGACAAGAAGGTGGAGTACGTGAACGGGTTCGGGTACTTCAAGGACGCGCACAACGTGGTGGCGGTCATGAAGAACAAAACGGAGCGCGTGCTGAGCACCAAGTACGTGGTGATCGCCGTCGGTGGTCGTCCCCGGTATCCGAACATTCCTGGAGCGGAGGAGTACGGCATCACCAGCGATGACATCTTCAGCCTGCCGCAGGAACCGGGCAAAACGCTGGTGGTCGGTGCCGGCTACATTGGCTTGGAGTGCGCCGGATTCCTGAAGGGTCTGGGCTACGACGCCACCGTCATGGTGCGATCGATCTTGCTGCGTGGATTCGACCAGCAGATGGCGACCATGGTTGGCGACGCCATGGTCGAGAAGGGCATCAAGTTTATGCACAAGACTCAACCCACGTCTGTGGAGAAGCAGGAGGATGGCCGCCTGCTGGTGAAGTACGCCTCGGACGAGGGTGTGGAAGGTTCGGACGTTTACGACACGGTTCTATTCGCGATTGGCCGCACCGCCTGTACCAAGGATCTGAAGCTGGACCAGGCCGGCATCGTTACCGCCGAAGGTAACAAGTCGGACAAGCTTGACGTTACCGTGCAAGAGCAAACCAACGTCGACAACGTCTTCGCCGTCGGTGACGTTCTTTACAAGAAGCCGGAACTCACCCCGGTTGCGATCCATGCCGGTCGTCTGCTGGCACGCCGCCTGTTCAACAACCAGTCCGACGTGATGGACTACACCGATGTGGCCACCACCGTCTTCTCACCCCTCGAGTACGGCTGCGTCGGACTGAGCGAGGAGGACGCCGAGGCCAAGTACGGCAAGGAAAACGTCGAGGTGTACCACGCGTACTACAAGCCAACCGAGTTCTTCGTCCCGCAGCGCAGCGTCCGCTACTGCTATCTGAAGGCCGTGGCTCTGCTCGAGGGCGACCAGAAGGTGCTCGGACTGCACTTCCTCGGACCCGCCGCCGGTGAAGTCATCCAAGGATTTGCCGCCGCCGTCAAGTCCGGCCTCACGATGAAGATCCTGAAGAACACCGTCGGCATCCACCCGACGGTCGCGGAGGAATTCACGCGTCTGCTGATCACCAAGAGCTCAGGACTGGATCCTACTCCGGCCACGTGCTGCAGCTAA